Proteins from a genomic interval of Prionailurus viverrinus isolate Anna chromosome F2, UM_Priviv_1.0, whole genome shotgun sequence:
- the LOC125156661 gene encoding 40S ribosomal protein S29-like — translation MGHQELYCGHPRKFGLGCHSCPICTNQQGLMWKYCVTMCLQGLLQYGKNMGFIKLDYVSHLEWVLQDTYCNAYSLYIK, via the coding sequence ATGGGTCACCAGGAGCTCTACTGTGGCCATCCAAGGAAATTTGGCCTGGGTTGTCATTCCTGCCCCATCTGCACAAACCAGCAAGGTCTGATGTGGAAATACTGTGTCACTATGTGCCTCCAGGGTCTCCTTCAGTATGGGAAGAATATGGGCTTCATTAAATTGGATTATGTGAGCCACCTTGAATGGGTCCTCCAAGATACCTACTGTAATGCCTATTCattgtacataaaataa